Below is a genomic region from Thermoanaerobacterium sp. PSU-2.
CCTTGATCAGCAACAGCTTTAGCAACATAAAGGTTGTCTCTATCAAGTCCCAAGTTGTTTTCAGCGTTTGCAATAGCTGATTTTAAAACTTTTTCCACTATGCCTGCCGCCTTATTCGGAGTGAACTTTAATATCGCTAACGCTTCATTGACATCTTTACCGCGTATTAAATTCATAACAAGGCCTGCTTTTTGAGGTGAAATTCTTACATATTTTGCGACTGCTTTCGCTTCCACACTATTACCTCCTTTGCCTATTGTACTTTTGAAGACTTTTCAGTATCTGCATGGCCGTGGAACGTACGTGTTGGAGCAAATTCCCCTAACTTGTGACCGACCATATCCTCTGTTATATAGATAGGTACATGCTTTCTACCATCGTGTACTGCTATAGTATGACCAACCATCTGTGGGAATATAGTGGAACTCCTTGACCATGTCTTCAAAACCTTTTTTTCATTCTTCTTATTCATTTCTTCTATCTTTTTCAAGAGTTTTTCATCAACATAAGGGCCTTTTTTTAAGGATCTACTCAAAATCACAGCCTCCCTTCCCAACTAAGCTTTGCGACTTTTTACTATCATTTTATTAGTAGACTTGTTTTTCTTACGTGTCTTATATCCAAGAGCAGGTTTGCCCCATGGAGTCATTGGTCCCGGATGTCCTATAGGTGCCTTACCTTCACCACCGCCATGTGGATGATCAACAGGATTCATTACTGAACCTCTAACTGTAGGCCTTATACCTAACCATCTTGACCTACCAGCTTTACCAATCGTTACATTCTCATGATCTAAATTAGATACTTGTCCGATTGTAGCTCTACAATTGGATCTGATGCGCCTTACTTCTGAAGACGGCATTCTTACCTGCACATAATCTCCTTCTTTTGCTATCAATTGAGCCATAGCACCAGCTGCTCTGACCAACTGTCCACCTTTACCAGCTACTAACTCAATATTGTGAATAAACGTACCAACCGGAATACGGCTTAGTGGAAGCGCATTACCTACTTTAATATCAACATTTTCACCAGATTCTACTATGTCACCAACTTTTAAGCCATATGGTGCTATAATATATCTTTTTTCACCATCAAGATAGTGGATAAGAGCAATAAATGCTGATCTGTTTGGATCGTACTCTATAGAAGCTACTTTTCCTGGTACACCATCTTTATCTCTTTTAAAATCAATGATCCTGTATTTTCTTTTGTGACCGCCGCCACGATGGCGCACAGTTATCCTGCCGTATACATTGCGTCCACCTGTTTTGTTGAGACTGACTGTCAACGACTTTTCTGGTTTGTCTTTTGTAATTTCTTCAAATGTCAATACAGTCATTTGTCTCCTACCAGGTGATGTAGGATTGTATTTTTTTATACCCATTGTTTTCCCTCCTTAAATAGATCTCTTACGCTTGCAATCCTTCAAAGAATTCAATTCCTTTGCTGTTTGGTTTTAGCTTCACGATAGCCTTTTTGTAGCTATTAGTCCTGCCGACATTTCTACCTACTCTTTTTAACTTACCCATATAATTCATTGTATAGACTTTTTCAACATCGACGCCAAATAATTCTTCAACAGCTTGCTTTATCTGAATCTTATTCGCGTTTTTATCGACGATGAAGGTGTATTTTCTTTCATTCATTAGATT
It encodes:
- the rplV gene encoding 50S ribosomal protein L22; translated protein: MEAKAVAKYVRISPQKAGLVMNLIRGKDVNEALAILKFTPNKAAGIVEKVLKSAIANAENNLGLDRDNLYVAKAVADQGPIMKRMMPRAMGRSNLMRRRTSHITVVVDEK
- the rpsS gene encoding 30S ribosomal protein S19, which codes for MSRSLKKGPYVDEKLLKKIEEMNKKNEKKVLKTWSRSSTIFPQMVGHTIAVHDGRKHVPIYITEDMVGHKLGEFAPTRTFHGHADTEKSSKVQ
- the rplB gene encoding 50S ribosomal protein L2, with translation MGIKKYNPTSPGRRQMTVLTFEEITKDKPEKSLTVSLNKTGGRNVYGRITVRHRGGGHKRKYRIIDFKRDKDGVPGKVASIEYDPNRSAFIALIHYLDGEKRYIIAPYGLKVGDIVESGENVDIKVGNALPLSRIPVGTFIHNIELVAGKGGQLVRAAGAMAQLIAKEGDYVQVRMPSSEVRRIRSNCRATIGQVSNLDHENVTIGKAGRSRWLGIRPTVRGSVMNPVDHPHGGGEGKAPIGHPGPMTPWGKPALGYKTRKKNKSTNKMIVKSRKA
- the rplW gene encoding 50S ribosomal protein L23, giving the protein MDARDIILKPVITEKSMNLMNERKYTFIVDKNANKIQIKQAVEELFGVDVEKVYTMNYMGKLKRVGRNVGRTNSYKKAIVKLKPNSKGIEFFEGLQA